DNA from Mycobacterium bourgelatii:
GCCCTGGCGATCGAAGTCGACCGGGCCATCAACGCCGACGGCGTGGTCGACGTCCTGACCGTCTGGCCCTGATGCATGGGGCACCGGCCTACGTGCGGTTCGACAACGGACCCGAGTTCATCGCCCATGCTGTCAACGACTGGTGCCGCTTCAACGGCACCGGCTCGCTATTCATCGATCCCGGATCCCCCTGGCAGAACGCCTGGATCGAGTCATTCAACGGCCGACTGCGCGACGAGCTACTCAACTCCTGGCGCTTCGACTCCCTGCAAGAAGCCCAAATCATCATCGAAGATTGGAGAATCG
Protein-coding regions in this window:
- a CDS encoding integrase core domain-containing protein → MHGAPAYVRFDNGPEFIAHAVNDWCRFNGTGSLFIDPGSPWQNAWIESFNGRLRDELLNSWRFDSLQEAQIIIEDWRIDYNANRPHSAHNGLTPAEFALQWTTTHQPQAA